A region of the Candidatus Methylomirabilota bacterium genome:
CCACCAGCGCCAGCATGGCGAGCAGGATCGGCCTGCTCCATCGGTTCCTGTCTCCCGAGATCGACATCGTCGGTCCTCCGTGCGCGTGCTATCCCGCCGCAACCACCCGGCGGCGGGCGGCGGCTATCCCGGGAGGGCGCCAGGGATCACCGGTCACACTCCTGGCACAAGCCGAAGAGGTGCAATTCGTGGTTCGTCACGCGGAAGCGGCGCCGATGACGTACCCGATGGTTGAGCCGCCTGAGCGCCTGGTCATCGATGAGACACCCTCGGAGATCCTCGATTCGCCCACAAACCTGACAGATCAAGTGATGGTGATGCCCGGTGAACTGCTCGTCCAGCTCGTAGCGCCGGCTCCCTCGGACGGAGTCCGTCGTCCGGAGCAGGCCGATCCCGGCCAGGAGGTTCACGGTGCGGTAGATCGAGACGATACTGGCCCGCTTCGCCGCCACCCGCTCGTGGATTTGGGACACGGTGAGCGGCAGCGGGCTGCCGGCGAGCACGTCGAGCACGGCCCGCCGCGCCCCCGTGACCCGGACTCCCCGACGCGCCAGCGAGTTCGAAATGTCGATGCGGACGGCTCGCGCTTGGTGGCTCATTGTAAACGGTTGTGCAATTCGTTTTCAGTATTCCACCGCAATCGGCCTGTTCTGTCAAGACGGCGGG
Encoded here:
- a CDS encoding Fur family transcriptional regulator, producing the protein MSHQARAVRIDISNSLARRGVRVTGARRAVLDVLAGSPLPLTVSQIHERVAAKRASIVSIYRTVNLLAGIGLLRTTDSVRGSRRYELDEQFTGHHHHLICQVCGRIEDLRGCLIDDQALRRLNHRVRHRRRFRVTNHELHLFGLCQECDR